From one bacterium Scap17 genomic stretch:
- the thiO gene encoding glycine oxidase ThiO translates to MNDFVVVGGGVIGMLTALELADGGAEVTLVERGQCGREASWAGGGIVSPLYPWRYRAPISRLSAWSEGFYPTLAERLIETTGIDPEYRQQGLLYLNVEDAEQALAWSREYTKPLTRVDADFVYDKAPAVASGCESALWMPTLGSIRNPRLGKSLRAALDAHPRVRLLENVAVQGILLQDGTAIGVQTANSVLAAGQVVVCGGAWSREILSEAGLALPVRPVRGQMVLFKAPKGLVERVVLKNGRYVIPRGDGRIVAGSTLEEVGFDKATTLEARESLIKSACEIIPELAQCEVEHHWAGLRPGSPTGTPFIGAVPERRHLHVNAGHYRNGLVLAPASTRLLADQLLGRTPIIDPAPYQPEALLTEIAALDTSSDAVETRWA, encoded by the coding sequence GTGAATGACTTTGTGGTGGTAGGCGGTGGCGTGATCGGCATGCTGACTGCGCTGGAGCTGGCGGATGGCGGTGCCGAGGTTACGCTGGTCGAGCGAGGCCAGTGTGGGCGTGAGGCGTCATGGGCGGGTGGCGGTATCGTCTCGCCGTTGTATCCGTGGCGTTATCGCGCGCCGATCTCGCGCCTGTCTGCCTGGTCGGAAGGCTTCTATCCCACGCTGGCCGAGCGCCTGATCGAGACCACCGGCATCGACCCCGAATATCGCCAGCAGGGTCTGCTGTATCTGAATGTCGAGGATGCCGAGCAGGCACTGGCCTGGTCCCGGGAATATACCAAGCCGCTGACGCGCGTGGACGCCGACTTCGTCTATGACAAGGCTCCGGCGGTCGCGTCCGGTTGCGAGTCGGCGCTGTGGATGCCGACGCTGGGCAGCATCCGCAATCCGCGTCTGGGCAAGTCACTGCGCGCCGCGCTCGACGCTCACCCGCGCGTGCGCCTGCTGGAGAATGTCGCGGTGCAGGGCATCCTGCTGCAGGACGGCACCGCCATTGGCGTACAGACTGCCAATTCGGTGCTGGCTGCTGGCCAGGTCGTGGTCTGCGGTGGTGCCTGGAGTCGAGAGATTCTGAGTGAGGCGGGGCTTGCGCTGCCGGTGCGGCCGGTGCGCGGCCAGATGGTGCTGTTCAAGGCCCCCAAGGGGCTGGTGGAGCGCGTAGTGCTCAAGAATGGTCGCTACGTGATACCGCGGGGCGATGGTCGCATCGTGGCCGGCTCGACGCTGGAGGAGGTCGGCTTCGACAAGGCGACCACCCTTGAGGCGCGCGAGTCACTGATCAAGAGCGCCTGCGAGATCATCCCCGAGTTGGCGCAGTGTGAGGTCGAGCACCACTGGGCGGGACTGCGCCCCGGTTCGCCGACCGGCACGCCCTTCATCGGTGCCGTGCCTGAACGCCGCCACCTGCACGTCAATGCCGGCCATTACCGCAACGGGCTGGTACTGGCGCCGGCCTCGACCCGGCTGCTGGCGGATCAACTGCTCGGGCGTACACCGATCATCGACCCAGCCCCCTATCAGCCCGAGGCCCTGCTGACCGAGATCGCTGCTCTGGATACATCATCAGATGCCGTCGAGACCCGCTGGGCCTGA